A window from Mangifera indica cultivar Alphonso chromosome 2, CATAS_Mindica_2.1, whole genome shotgun sequence encodes these proteins:
- the LOC123208754 gene encoding tyrosine-specific transport protein yields MLLSVSPARFCSLPLNTHLQRQPIYHTTPSPNKTALFTRNSKTPHFVSITKCTANNNTVSLSVASHDVNDFSDDEVGVQQKPQETQGVKEKSFWGAVSLIVGTAVGPGMLGLPAATIRSGSLPSSMVILLSWVYVISSIILVAELTFAAMEEDGVEEVSFTALATKALGSHFGAFVALVYASLSFSLLVACVSGIGSLVSQFFPWMNFVLAHALFPLGAGIVIGFFPFKAIDVANRFLCFLMFFSITALVGIGLSVARRNVLGSFAYASWSLSSILPAIPVTVLTLGFHVITPFICKIAGNTVSEARKAVLIGGVIPLIMVLSWNLIVLGLAGTNGDASSKDPISLLLSVNPSALSAVQGFAFAALGTSFIGYAVSLPKQLVDTLELIFGKGDSVEHNSHRSQVVSNQDRIGKVGFVTYSGESDLGNIGKISFNGSRSVGTSEDKSISSISGLNVLERFVMLLVLSLPVLIASFFPSTFSRALDFAGVYANCFLFGILPPAMAYIQQSRKKLRSSILPGGNGALLLLFSIAVILGIWH; encoded by the exons ATGCTTCTCTCTGTTTCACCAGCAAGATTTTGCTCACTTCCCCTTAATACCCACCTTCAAAGACAGCCCATTTATCACACAACGCCATCTCCCAATAAGACTGCATTGTTCACCAGAAACTCCAAGACTCCTCATTTCGTTTCCATTACAAAATGCACAGCTAATAACAATACTGTTTCTCTATCAGTTGCTTCTCATGATGTTAATGATTTCAGTGATGATGAAGTTGGCGTGCAACAGAAACCTCAGGAGACACAAGGAGTAAAGGAGAAGAGTTTCTGGGGTGCTGTTAGTTTGATCGTTGGTACAGCTGTAGGGCCTGGCATGTTGGGTTTGCCAGCTGCAACGATAAGATCAGGCTCACTTCCTTCAAGTATGGTTATTCTTCTGTCTTGGGTTTACGTTATTTCGTCAATCATTCTTGTTGCAGAGCTGACTTTTGCAGCCATGGAAGAAGATGGTGTTGAAGAGGTGAGCTTTACTGCTCTTGCAACAAAAGCATTGGGAAGTCATTTTGGTGCTTTTGTTGCCTTGGTTTATGCAAGCTTGAGTTTTTCTTTGTTAGTGGCTTGTGTTTCAGGCATTGGTTCACTTGTCTCTCAGTTCTTTCCATGGATGAATTTTGTGTTGGCTCATGCTTTGTTTCCTCTGGGGGCTGGGATTGTAATTGGGTTCTTCCCTTTTAAGGCCATTGATGTTGCAAATAGGTTTTTATGCTTCCTTATGTTTTTCTCCATAACTGCACTTGTGGGAATTGGTTTATCTGTGGCTAGAAGAAATGTATTAGGTTCCTTCGCTTATGCCTCCTGGAGTCTTTCATCAATTTTGCCTGCTATACCTGTAACAGTACTCACATTGGGGTTCCATGTTATCACTCCTTTTATTTGTAAGATTGCTGGGAACACTGTATCCGAGGCTCGAAAAGCAGTATTGATTGGTGGGGTTATTCCATTGATTATGGTTCTTTCTTGGAATTTGATTGTTTTGGGGCTTGCTGGGACTAACGGAGATGCTTCCTCCAAAGACCCCATATCCCTCTTGCTTTCAGTTAATCCTTCTGCTTTATCTGCAGTTCAAGGCTTTGCATTTGCTGCTTTGGGTACTAGCTTCATAGGATATGCTGTTAGCTTGCCAAAGCAGCTTGTTGATACCCTGGAGTTGATTTTTGGGAAAGGGGATTCAGTAGAACATAATAGCCATAGGTCTCAAGTGGTTTCTAATCAAGATAGAATTGGAAAAGTTGGATTTGTAACTTACTCAGGTGAGAGTGATCTTGGAAATATTgggaaaatttcatttaatggCTCAAGAAGTGTTGGCACCTCAGAAGATAAATCTATATCAAGCATATCTGGGCTGAATGTATTGGAAAGATTTGTAATGCTACTTGTTCTGAGTCTTCCAGTACTCATAGCATCATTCTTCCCCTCAACCTTCTCAAGAGCTCTAGATTTTGCTGGGGTTTATGCAAACTGCTTCTTGTTTGGAATTCTTCCTCCAGCTATGGCATACATACAGCAATCAAGGAAGAAGCTCAG GTCATCCATCCTGCCTGGAGGAAATGGTGCACTTTTGCTTCTTTTCAGCATTGCTGTAATTTTGGGGATTTGGCATTAG
- the LOC123208431 gene encoding ricin B-like lectin R40G3, which yields MEYPHSHHHHHHHRRDEDEEQPPHPPPSYERPPPSYFQDNEYAPPPPPAYYQEEEFPPPRPHYQEPEYAPPAPPSTHVSHVHHSYTSDPQEYNSFDYQETPTEVSHVAHGEYQHEASHHSWRPHLPAFLHHHSDSASGPLSHLANKPTVKVCCKAGPDLFLTIRDGQLILATSDPSDEFQHWYKDEKFSTRVKDEEGFPCFSLVNKATGQAIKHSVGSGHPVQLARYNPDELDSSILWSESKDIGDGYRAVRMINNIRLNVDAFHGDKDHGGVHDGTTIVLWEWAKGDNQQWRITPYQ from the exons ATGGAGTATCCACACAGtcaccatcaccatcaccaCCACCGGAGGGACGAAGACGAGGAACAACCACCTCACCCACCACCGTCCTATGAGCGACCACCACCATCATACTTTCAAGACAACGAATATGCACCCCCACCACCACCTGCATATTACCAAGAAGAGGAGTTTCCACCTCCACGGCCCCATTATCAGGAACCTGAGTATGCCCCACCAGCGCCACCATCTACACATGTGAGTCACGTGCACCACAGTTACACCAGTGATCCACAAGAATACAACTCTTTCGATTACCAAGAGACACCAACTGAGGTGAGCCATGTTGCTCATGGAGAATATCAACATGAGGCTTCACATCATTCGTGGAGGCCTCATTTGCCGGcttttcttcatcatcactCTGATTCTGCCTCTGGCCCTCTCTCTCACCTCGCTAACAAACCCACTGTCAAAGTCTGCTGCAAGGCTGGGCCCGATCTCTTTCTCACCATCAGAGATGGTCAACTGATTCTTGCAACATCTGATCCCTCAGATGAGTTCCAG CATTGGTACAAAGATGAGAAGTTCAGTACCAGAGTGAAAGATGAAGAGGGCTTTCCTTGCTTTTCTCTGGTCAACAAAGCTACTGGTCAGGCCATAAAGCACTCTGTTGGATCTGGTCATCCC GTACAGCTGGCACGCTATAATCCAGATGAGCTTGACTCATCTATACTCTGGTCTGAGAGCAAGGACATAGGTGATGGTTACCGAGCAGTAAGGATGATTAACAACATTCGCCTGAATGTCGATGCTTTTCATGGTGATAAGGACCATGGTGGTGTCCATGATGGCACTACAATTGTGCTCTGGGAATGGGCCAAGGGAGATAACCAGCAATGGAGGATCACCCCTTACC AATAA
- the LOC123208755 gene encoding pentatricopeptide repeat-containing protein At1g09220, mitochondrial, whose amino-acid sequence MLRFRRPPLLYLTNSVNRTKSEHFASVSSQAHLNLTQHQQDKQKQLFTLLQDHTTNLVTIKQVHSHLLTTNSLLQDSTLLFNTLLRCYSLSEAPRQTFLLYKQLQQMYIHSNHSCPPLFDSFTYFSLIKTCLILSFPNMGMQLHAVIIRVGYESHVYVNTALVNMYVSLGFLVAGTKLFDEMPERNLVTWNVMITGLIKWGELELARSLFEEMPCRSVVSWTGIIDGYTRMNRYGEALALFRRMVVCEFIEPSEITILAILPAVWKNGDIKSCQLVHGYGVKRGVFSFDIRVANCLIDTYAKCGCIASASRFFEEIAAERKNLVSWTSIISGFAMHGMGKEAVKEFERMEKVGLKPNRVTFLSVLSACSHGGLVEEGLRFFDKMVKECQVAPNIKHYGCLVDMLGRAGRLEEAEKIALEIPSEMANVIIWRTLLGSCSFHGNAEMGERVTRKILEMERGYGGDYVLMYNILAGVGRFGDAERLRSVMDVRNAFKLPGHSMI is encoded by the coding sequence ATGTTGAGGTTTAGAAGACCTCCACTTCTTTACTTAACAAACTCAGTAAACAGAACAAAATCAGAACACTTCGCTTCTGTTTCATCACAAGCCCATCTCAATCTCACACAACACCAGcaagataaacaaaaacaactttTCACTCTCTTACAAGACCACACAACAAACCTCGTTACCATCAAACAAGTTCACTCTCATTTACTCACCACCAACTCTCTATTACAGGACTCTACCCTCCTCTTCAACACTCTTCTTCGTTGCTACTCCCTCTCTGAGGCTCCTCGACAAACTTTCTTGCTATACAAGCAACTTCAACAAATGTATATACATTCTAACCATTCATGCCCACCCTTATTTGATAGCTTCACTTACTTTTCCCTTATCAAAACTTGTCTTATTTTAAGCTTTCCGAATATGGGTATGCAGCTTCATGCTGTTATAATTAGAGTGGGTTATGAATCTCATGTGTATGTGAACACTGCTTTGGTTAACATGTATGTTTCGTTAGGTTTTTTGGTGGCTGGTACTAAACTGTTCGATGAAATGCCTGAAAGGAATTTAGTTACTTGGAATGTAATGATCACTGGTTTAATAAAATGGGGTGAGTTGGAGCTTGCACGTTCGCTCTTTGAAGAGATGCCTTGTAGGAGTGTTGTGTCATGGACCGGGATAATAGATGGGTACACTAGAATGAATCGGTATGGTGAGGCTCTAGCTTTGTTTCGAAGGATGGTTGTGTGTGAATTTATTGAACCTAGTGAGATAACTATTCTGGCTATTTTACCGGCTGTTTGGAAAAATGGGGATATTAAGAGCTGTCAATTGGTTCATGGGTATGGAGTGAAAAGAGGggttttttcatttgatataCGTGTTGCAAATTGTTTGATAGATACTTATGCTAAATGTGGATGCATTGCAAGTGCATCAAGATTCTTTGAGGAGATAGCTGCCGAGAGGAAAAATCTGGTTTCCTGGACATCTATAATATCTGGATTTGCAATGCATGGGATGGGCAAAGAAGCGgtgaaagaatttgaaaggaTGGAGAAAGTTGGTTTGAAGCCTAATAGAGTGACGTTCTTGAGTGTTTTGAGTGCTTGTAGTCATGGAGGATTAGTTGAGGAGGGGCTCAGGTTTTTTGATAAGATGGTTAAGGAGTGTCAAGTTGCACCAAACATTAAGCATTATGGGTGCTTAGTAGACATGTTGGGAAGAGCGGGGAGGTTAGAGGAAGCAGAGAAGATTGCTTTGGAGATACCTAGTGAGATGGCTAATGTGATAATTTGGAGGACTCTTTTAGGTTCTTGTAGCTTCCATGGTAATGCTGAGATGGGTGAGAGAGTGACAAGGAAGATATTGGAGATGGAGAGAGGATATGGAGGGGATTATGTGCTTATGTATAATATTCTTGCTGGGGTTGGAAGATTTGGGGATGCGGAGAGGTTGAGAAGTGTGATGGATGTGAGGAATGCCTTCAAACTTCCTGGGCATAGCATGATATAG
- the LOC123200906 gene encoding NAC domain-containing protein 87-like, with amino-acid sequence MEEATVVNKGDDLIELPPGFRFHPTDEEIISHYLTEKVMNSGFAACAIGEADLNKCEPWDLPKKAKMGEKEWYFFCQRDRKYPTGMRTNRATEAGYWKATGKDKEIYKGKGCLVGMKKTLVFYKGRAPKGEKTNWVIHEYRLEGKLSYYNLPKTAQDEWVVCRVFHKNTGIKKSPPISGLLRINPYGDDLLDYSSLPPLMDPAYNSSKPGSSFTDNENESKAINTASTSRSSDGNYLSYLHSNSNNNQAFLHPANSTNYQTQTSNFYPQIPISSNPNLFSHQYIPNPAVYLHQGLRNHSGATSLPGSGVTAPDQVILQALAAGNERPKMENNQCKVEQFSSNQSMVSRSQDTGPSTDMNNTEISSVVSKQDLAGNKSYEDLEGPSVGCSLADLDGFCWEDYYTDHERFQSTDYH; translated from the exons ATGGAAGAAGCTACTGTTGTGAACAAAGGAGACGACTTGATCGAGTTGCCACCCGGGTTTCGTTTCCACCCCACCGATGAAGAGATAATTTCTCATTATCTCACTGAGAAAGTCATGAATAGCGGCTTTGCTGCATGTGCGATTGGTGAAGCCGATTTGAATAAGTGTGAACCGTGGGATTTGCCTA AGAAAGCAAAGATGGGTGAGAAAGAATGGTACTTTTTCTGCCAAAGAGACAGAAAATATCCAACTGGGATGAGAACAAATCGAGCTACTGAAGCTGGATATTGGAAGGCTACTGGTAAAGATAAAGAGATTTATAAGGGAAAAGGCTGCCTTGTTGGGATGAAGAAGACTCTTGTTTTCTACAAAGGAAGAGCTCCTAAAGGAGAGAAGACCAATTGGGTTATCCATGAATATAGATTAGAAGGCAAACTCTCCTATTACAATCTTCCCAAAACTGCTCAG GATGAATGGGTTGTGTGTAGGGTTTTTCACAAGAACACAGGGATCAAGAAGAGTCCTCCAATTTCAGGCCTTTTGAGGATCAACCCTTATGGTGATGATTTATTGGATTATTCTTCACTTCCACCTCTCATGGATCCTGCTTACAACTCCAGCAAACCTGGTTCAAGCTTCACAGATAATGAAAATGAATCCAAAGCCATCAATACTGCTTCGACATCAAGATCTTCAGATGGAAATTACCTCTCATACCTTCACAGCAACAGCAACAACAACCAAGCCTTTCTTCATCCTGCAAATAGTACTAATTACCAAACACAAACCTCCAATTTTTACCCTCAAATACCAATCTCATCAAATCCTAATCTTTTCTCACACCAGTACATTCCAAATCCTGCAGTCTACTTGCACCAAGGACTAAGGAACCATTCTGGTGCAACAAGCTTGCCCGGTTCCGGTGTCACCGCCCCCGATCAGGTGATTTTACAGGCATTAGCAGCCGGCAATGAAAGGCCTAAAATGGAGAACAATCAGTGCAAAGTGGAGCAGTTTTCATCGAATCAATCCATGGTCAGCCGCTCACAAGACACTGGACCTAGCACAGACATGAACAACACTGAGATATCATCAGTTGTATCAAAGCAAGACTTGGCAGGCAACAAATCTTATGAAGATCTTGAAGGTCCTTCAGTTGGTTGCTCCTTAGCTGATCTAGATGGCTTCTGTTGGGAGGATTACTATACTGATCATGAACGATTTCAATCCACcgattatcattaa
- the LOC123208430 gene encoding NAC transcription factor 47-like — translation MVYIKNHPQSTLPPGFRFHPTDEELILHYLKKKVASIPFSVSIIADVDIYKFDPWDLPAKAAFGEKEWYFFSPRDRKYPNGARPNRAAASGYWKATGTDKIILTSAPALGGRAQENIGVKKALVFYQGRPPKGVKTNWIMHEYRLADSPNSLNYNKPMKSRDYSMRLDDWVLCRIYQKSQPSSPTSNAAASDQEEEQCIQDTLLPFLTSPPNHSTLRSQKSSSFSNLFDALDMDYSMLSSLLAENQMNQTGLESNPLFTSGVLDQPVFYNGTSSSGNNSSYFLEKPPPLNSSAPNLESKLKRPHSNMDDTMLQHPSKKFINSCSFTKTTDQTDPQYNFLHQPFLNQQLLLSPHLQFQG, via the exons ATGGTTTACATAAAGAACCACCCTCAATCAACCTTGCCTCCAGGGTTTAGGTTCCACCCAACTGATGAAGAGCTTATTCTTCATTACCTTAAGAAGAAGGTGGCTTCTATACCGTTCTCTGTTTCCATCATTGCTGATGTTGATATTTACAAGTTTGATCCTTGGGACTTACCAG CTAAAGCTGCCTTTGGGGAGAAAGAGTGGTACTTTTTCAGTCCTCGAGATCGAAAGTACCCAAATGGAGCTAGGCCGAACAGAGCCGCTGCATCCGGGTATTGGAAGGCGACAGGCACAGATAAGATCATTCTGACCTCAGCACCGGCACTCGGAGGAAGAGCACAAGAAAACATTGGTGTGAAGAAGGCTCTTGTGTTTTACCAGGGAAGGCCTCCTAAGGGAGTCAAGACTAATTGGATCATGCATGAATATCGCCTTGCAGATAGCCCCAACAGTCTGAATTACAACAAACCAATGAAGTCTAGAGACTATTCCATGAGG TTAGATGATTGGGTTCTTTGCCGGATCTATCAAAAGTCCCAGCCGTCTTCACCAACATCAAATGCAGCAGCAAGTGATCAAGAAGAAGAGCAATGTATCCAAGACACCCTTTTACCATTCCTCACAAGTCCTCCAAACCACAGCACTTTGAGGTCTCAGAAGTCTTCCTCATTCTCCAACTTATTCGATGCCTTGGATATGGATTACTCAATGCTGAGCAGTCTTCTAGCCGAGaatcaaatgaatcaaacaGGACTTGAATCCAATCCTCTGTTCACTTCCGGGGTTCTCGACCAGCCTGTTTTCTACAATGGAACCAGTAGTAGCGGCAATAACAGCAGCTACTTTCTTGAAAAGCCGCCTCCATTGAATTCCTCAGCCCCAAACCTGGAGAGCAAGCTGAAGCGCCCCCATTCAAACATGGATGATACCATGTTGCAGCACCCATCAAAGAAGTTCATCAATTCGTGCAGTTTCACTAAAACAACTGATCAAACTGATCCTCAGTACAACTTCCTGCACCAGCCATTCTTGAATCAGCAATTACTTCTGAGCCCACATCTTCAGTTTCAAGGAtga